From a single Chloroflexota bacterium genomic region:
- a CDS encoding family 78 glycoside hydrolase catalytic domain, translated as MSSAPSLLVTNLRCEYKVNPLGIDVTRPRLSWQIEAPGRNVIQAAYQIRVAPSADALTSGEDLLWDSGKVASEESIHRVYEGPSLRSGQRCYWQVRVWDRDDRPSDWSEPAFWEMGLLSPEDWQAKWIEPDLDEDTSIPQPCPMLRTAFTVNGAVKSARAYVTSLGLYEMELNGRRVGDQLFTPGWTSYHKRLQYQTYDVTEYLQPGENAIGVTLGDGWYRGYLAFEGKRNTYGEKLALLLQIRIVYEDGRVEMVCSDESWKSSTGPIRMSDIYKGEIYDARLEKPGWSQAGYDDSTWSGVRVVEHSKEILVAPAGPPVRRIQEIRPVEIIRTPAGELVFDMGQNMVGWVRLSVHGDPGTVITLRHAEVLDQEGNLYTENLRSADQTDRYILKGEGEETFEPHFTFHGFRYVAVEGYPGEPTLDDLTGIVIHSDITPTGHFECSHPLINQLQHNIVWGQKGNFLDVPTDCPQRDERLGWTGDAQVFARTACFNMDVAAFFTKWLRDLALDQREDGNVPWVIPNALGPANAGSAAWGDAAAIVPWTIYLCYGDRRILESQYESMKAWVEYIRAQAGDEYLWNTGFHFGDWLSVTSPDARWPNAATDFDLIATAYFAYSTSIVQRTAQILGKEEDAREYADLLAKIRQAFREEFVTGRGRLSPNTQTAYVLALAFDLLSEEQRPEAARRLVEDIRRRDNHLSTGFVGTSYLCHVLSRMGYLDVAYTLLNQETYPSWLYALQWGATTIWERWDGIKPNGEFQDPSMNSFNHYAFGAIGHWLYSVVAGIDVDPDRPGYKHIRIQPHPGGGLTHARATLHSMYGPIESSWELTEDRFHLSVSIPANTHATVRLPHAILEQVTESGRPLREAEGITRAKQTQDAVLVEIGSGRYDFVYEASALREAAKEAAQLSIHSPLRELLADERARKILAKYVSDAIDTAPLEQIMDLSLAQLADYAPRALTDEVLQAIEAELIQR; from the coding sequence ATGAGCTCGGCCCCTTCTCTTCTGGTCACGAATTTACGCTGCGAGTACAAGGTGAATCCTCTGGGCATCGACGTCACGCGGCCCCGCCTCAGCTGGCAGATCGAGGCCCCGGGACGCAATGTGATCCAGGCCGCCTATCAGATCCGGGTGGCCCCCAGCGCGGACGCGCTGACCTCCGGGGAGGATCTACTGTGGGACTCGGGCAAAGTCGCATCCGAGGAATCCATCCATCGCGTCTACGAGGGTCCCTCCCTGCGATCGGGGCAGCGCTGCTACTGGCAAGTGCGCGTCTGGGACCGGGATGACCGCCCCTCCGATTGGAGCGAGCCGGCCTTCTGGGAGATGGGCCTGCTGAGCCCGGAGGACTGGCAGGCCAAGTGGATCGAGCCCGATCTGGACGAGGATACCTCCATCCCTCAGCCCTGCCCTATGCTCCGTACGGCGTTCACGGTGAACGGCGCCGTGAAATCGGCCCGAGCGTACGTCACCAGCCTGGGCCTGTACGAGATGGAGCTGAACGGCCGGCGGGTGGGGGACCAGCTCTTCACACCCGGCTGGACCAGCTACCACAAGCGACTGCAGTACCAGACCTACGATGTGACCGAATACCTGCAACCGGGCGAGAACGCGATCGGCGTCACCCTGGGCGACGGCTGGTACCGGGGCTACCTCGCCTTCGAGGGCAAACGGAACACCTACGGGGAAAAGCTGGCGCTGCTGCTGCAGATCCGGATCGTTTATGAGGACGGCCGCGTGGAGATGGTATGCTCGGACGAGAGCTGGAAGTCGTCGACCGGCCCCATCCGCATGTCGGACATCTATAAGGGCGAGATCTACGACGCTCGTCTGGAGAAGCCGGGATGGAGCCAGGCCGGGTACGACGACAGCACCTGGTCGGGCGTGCGGGTCGTCGAACACAGCAAGGAGATCCTGGTCGCCCCGGCGGGTCCTCCCGTGCGCAGGATCCAGGAGATCCGGCCGGTCGAGATCATCCGGACGCCGGCGGGGGAGCTGGTCTTCGACATGGGGCAGAACATGGTCGGCTGGGTGCGCCTGAGCGTCCACGGCGATCCGGGCACGGTGATCACCCTCCGCCACGCCGAAGTGCTCGATCAAGAGGGCAATCTGTATACCGAGAACCTGCGCTCGGCCGACCAGACGGATCGGTACATCCTGAAAGGGGAGGGGGAGGAGACCTTCGAGCCGCATTTCACCTTCCACGGATTCCGCTACGTGGCGGTGGAGGGTTATCCCGGCGAACCCACCCTCGACGATCTGACCGGCATCGTGATCCACTCCGACATCACCCCGACGGGCCATTTCGAATGCTCCCATCCCCTGATCAACCAACTCCAGCACAACATCGTGTGGGGACAGAAGGGGAACTTCCTCGACGTGCCCACCGACTGCCCGCAACGAGATGAGCGACTGGGCTGGACCGGGGATGCCCAGGTCTTCGCCCGAACGGCCTGCTTCAACATGGACGTGGCCGCCTTCTTCACCAAATGGCTACGGGACCTGGCGCTCGATCAGCGGGAGGATGGGAACGTGCCCTGGGTGATCCCCAACGCGCTGGGGCCCGCCAACGCCGGATCGGCCGCCTGGGGCGACGCGGCCGCCATCGTCCCCTGGACGATCTACCTCTGCTACGGCGACCGACGCATCCTGGAGTCCCAGTACGAGAGCATGAAGGCGTGGGTGGAGTACATCCGGGCGCAGGCGGGAGATGAGTACCTCTGGAACACGGGCTTCCATTTCGGCGACTGGCTATCCGTCACCTCTCCCGACGCCAGGTGGCCCAACGCGGCCACGGATTTCGACCTCATCGCCACCGCCTACTTCGCTTACTCCACCAGCATCGTACAGCGCACGGCCCAGATCCTGGGCAAGGAGGAGGACGCCCGGGAGTACGCAGACCTCCTGGCCAAGATCAGGCAGGCGTTCCGAGAGGAATTCGTCACCGGGCGGGGACGCCTCTCTCCCAACACGCAGACCGCCTACGTGCTGGCGCTGGCGTTCGACCTGCTATCGGAGGAGCAACGTCCCGAGGCCGCACGCCGGCTGGTGGAGGACATCCGCAGACGGGACAACCACCTGTCCACGGGCTTTGTGGGGACCTCCTATCTGTGCCATGTGCTCAGCCGGATGGGATACCTGGACGTCGCCTACACGCTGTTGAACCAGGAGACCTACCCCTCCTGGCTGTACGCGCTGCAGTGGGGCGCCACGACGATCTGGGAGCGGTGGGACGGGATCAAACCGAATGGGGAGTTCCAGGATCCCAGCATGAACTCCTTTAACCACTACGCCTTCGGCGCCATCGGCCACTGGCTATACAGCGTGGTCGCCGGCATCGACGTGGACCCCGACCGCCCCGGCTACAAGCATATCCGGATCCAGCCCCACCCGGGCGGCGGCCTCACCCACGCCCGGGCCACATTGCACTCCATGTACGGCCCTATCGAGTCCTCCTGGGAGCTCACCGAGGATCGCTTCCACCTGTCGGTGTCGATCCCGGCTAACACCCACGCCACGGTGCGCTTGCCCCATGCGATCCTGGAGCAGGTGACCGAGAGCGGGCGCCCGCTTCGCGAGGCCGAAGGGATCACCAGGGCCAAGCAGACACAGGATGCCGTCCTGGTCGAGATAGGATCCGGGCGATACGACTTCGTATATGAGGCCAGCGCGCTGAGAGAGGCGGCAAAAGAGGCCGCCCAGCTCAGCATTCACAGCCCACTACGAGAGCTGCTCGCCGACGAGCGGGCCAGGAAGATCCTGGCCAAATACGTATCCGACGCGATCGACACGGCGCCGCTGGAACAGATCATGGACCTATCCCTCGCCCAGCTGGCGGATTATGCGCCGCGAGCGCTGACGGACGAGGTATTGCAAGCCATTGAGGCCGAGCTAATACAACGGTGA
- a CDS encoding molybdopterin molybdotransferase MoeA, producing MVDDRKGGKMRREHDLYPMLGVEEAIDRFLSHFRPLDTERVPILEALGRVLAEDVAAEMDIPPLSNSAMDGYAVRCEDTEDARPEAPRRLRVVADLAAGYVLDQPIQPGTAVRIMTGAPVPPGTGAVVPFEEVETDGEDILVFKAYPPNKNVRAAGEDVRAGQVVLTKGAVLRPQEIGMLAALGYTDIAVHRRPRVAILSTGDEVIDVTDPWQPGKIRDANSYSNAAQVLKYGGIPIRLGIARDTIDDLTAKIRSGLEQGVDLFLTSGGVSVGDFDVVKKVLATEGEITFWRVRMKPGKPLAFGTIHGVPLLGLPGNPVSAMVSFELFARPAILTMLGRTRLDKPTVDAILVDEISRKDGRRHYVRVTLEERDGTRYARLTGDQGSGILLSMVKADGLAIIPEDADHLPAGSSVRVLLFDNPER from the coding sequence ATGGTGGATGACAGGAAGGGAGGGAAGATGCGTCGAGAGCATGACCTGTATCCGATGCTGGGTGTGGAAGAAGCCATCGATCGTTTCCTGAGCCATTTTCGACCTCTGGATACGGAGCGGGTGCCGATCCTGGAGGCTTTGGGGCGCGTCCTGGCCGAGGATGTGGCGGCGGAGATGGATATCCCCCCGCTGTCCAACTCCGCTATGGATGGGTACGCGGTGCGTTGTGAGGACACGGAGGATGCCCGGCCGGAGGCCCCGCGCCGGTTGCGCGTCGTCGCTGATCTGGCCGCCGGCTATGTGTTGGATCAGCCCATTCAGCCGGGCACGGCGGTGCGGATCATGACGGGGGCACCCGTCCCTCCCGGCACCGGAGCGGTGGTGCCGTTTGAGGAGGTGGAGACCGACGGCGAGGACATCCTGGTCTTCAAGGCCTATCCACCGAACAAGAACGTGCGGGCTGCTGGCGAGGACGTCCGGGCCGGGCAGGTGGTGTTGACGAAGGGAGCCGTCCTGCGCCCGCAGGAGATCGGGATGTTGGCTGCTCTGGGGTACACGGACATCGCCGTGCACCGCCGGCCGCGGGTGGCCATCCTGTCCACCGGAGACGAGGTCATCGATGTGACGGACCCGTGGCAGCCGGGAAAGATCCGCGACGCGAACAGCTATTCCAACGCGGCGCAGGTGCTCAAATACGGCGGCATCCCGATCCGCCTGGGAATTGCCCGGGACACGATCGATGATCTGACGGCGAAGATCCGCTCCGGCCTGGAGCAGGGCGTGGACCTGTTCCTCACCTCGGGCGGTGTGTCGGTGGGCGATTTCGACGTCGTCAAGAAGGTGTTGGCGACGGAGGGGGAGATCACCTTCTGGCGTGTGCGCATGAAGCCGGGCAAACCGCTGGCCTTCGGCACCATCCATGGCGTGCCGCTGTTGGGGCTGCCCGGCAACCCGGTCTCGGCGATGGTCTCCTTTGAGCTGTTTGCCCGCCCGGCCATCCTCACCATGTTGGGCAGGACGAGGCTGGATAAGCCGACCGTGGACGCTATCCTGGTGGACGAGATCTCTCGCAAGGACGGGCGGCGGCATTACGTGCGGGTCACCCTGGAGGAGCGAGATGGCACGCGCTATGCCCGCCTGACCGGCGATCAGGGCTCTGGTATCCTGCTCTCCATGGTGAAGGCGGATGGGCTGGCCATCATCCCCGAGGACGCCGATCATCTACCGGCCGGATCGTCGGTTCGGGTCCTGCTGTTCGACAACCCAGAGCGATAG
- a CDS encoding beta-glucosidase gives MEERIEALLSQMTLEEKVSMTAGSDMWHSTGVERLGIPPFKMTDGPNGARGSQWQGGLTSACFPAGVSLAATWNPELIHRVGVALGEETRTKSAHMLLAPTVNIHRSPLGGRNFECYSEDPYLTSRIAVSYIKGVQSQGVSACIKHFVCNDSEFERLSISSEVRERALREIYLIPFEAAVKEADVWAIMGAYNRLNGTHCCEHPYLLSEILKGEWEFQGVVVSDWTATKSTVESANAGLDLEMPGPARFLGKKLLQPVQDGLVSEEIIDDKVRRLLRIILKTGAMDHPEEPEKAVDKPEHRALIREAAGEGIVLLKNEGDVLPLDEGKIKTIAVIGPNARVAQIMGGGSAQVNPHYAVSPLEGIRNRCGDAIQVRYEQGCTNHKGTPLLEADWLTPAEGQGPGLTCEYYNTPDLSGEPVLTQVTRNLRFFWIGEFAPGVNPGQFSARLRGTLTVPETGTYTFSLVSAGLSRLYIDGREVVDNWTEQTPGEAFFGAGSQEKKGEIELTAGQAYEIEIRYTKGNAMLGGLIVGCQPPVIGDPIERATQLAAESDVALLFIGTNGDWESEGFDRTDMELPGRQAELVERVAAANPNTIVVLQTGAPVTMGWLDKVPAVLEAWFPGQECGNAIADVLFGDVNPSGKLPTTFPKRLEDNPAYINYPGERGQVFYGEGIFVGYRYYDKKKIEPLFPFGHGLSYTTFAYSNLRIDPAETSEEVRVSVDVQNTGSRAGKEVVQLYVRDVEASVLRPEKELRGFQKVALEPGEAKTVTFTLDARALAFYDPQQKAWVTEAGEFEVLVGSSSRDIRVQGSFAWKETTTQPIGGPTGEVPAPELSIRSKLRDLLADERARAILEKHFGDRLNAPQVGSAMQFSLEELANFVPHLLTEEKLKAIDEDLAKLRGG, from the coding sequence ATGGAAGAGCGCATCGAAGCACTGCTGAGCCAGATGACGTTGGAGGAAAAGGTCTCCATGACCGCCGGCTCCGACATGTGGCACAGCACCGGGGTCGAGCGGCTGGGCATCCCGCCGTTCAAGATGACGGACGGCCCCAACGGTGCCCGGGGCAGCCAGTGGCAAGGCGGCCTCACGTCGGCGTGTTTCCCGGCCGGCGTCTCCCTGGCGGCCACATGGAACCCGGAGCTGATCCACCGTGTGGGCGTGGCCCTGGGTGAGGAGACGAGGACGAAAAGCGCCCATATGCTCCTGGCCCCCACGGTGAACATCCATCGCTCCCCTCTGGGCGGCCGCAACTTCGAGTGCTACTCCGAGGATCCCTACCTCACGTCCCGCATCGCCGTGAGCTACATCAAGGGCGTGCAGAGCCAGGGCGTGAGCGCGTGCATCAAGCACTTCGTATGCAACGACTCGGAGTTCGAGCGCCTGTCGATCAGCTCTGAGGTGCGCGAGCGGGCGCTGCGTGAGATCTACCTGATCCCGTTCGAGGCGGCGGTCAAGGAGGCCGACGTATGGGCGATCATGGGCGCATACAACCGGCTGAACGGCACGCACTGCTGCGAGCACCCCTACCTGCTGAGTGAGATCCTGAAGGGGGAGTGGGAGTTCCAGGGGGTCGTGGTCTCCGACTGGACCGCCACGAAGAGCACGGTGGAGTCCGCCAACGCCGGGCTCGACCTGGAGATGCCCGGCCCGGCCCGATTCCTGGGCAAGAAGCTGCTCCAGCCTGTCCAGGACGGGCTGGTCAGCGAGGAGATCATCGACGACAAGGTCCGGCGTCTGCTGCGCATCATCCTGAAGACGGGGGCCATGGATCACCCGGAGGAGCCGGAAAAGGCCGTGGATAAGCCGGAGCACCGGGCCCTCATCCGGGAGGCGGCGGGCGAGGGGATCGTGCTGCTGAAGAACGAAGGCGACGTGTTGCCACTGGACGAGGGCAAGATCAAGACCATCGCCGTCATCGGGCCGAACGCCAGGGTCGCACAGATCATGGGCGGCGGCAGCGCTCAGGTCAACCCGCACTACGCCGTCTCGCCGCTCGAGGGCATTCGGAACCGATGCGGGGACGCGATCCAGGTCCGGTACGAGCAGGGCTGCACCAACCACAAGGGCACGCCGCTCCTGGAGGCCGACTGGCTCACGCCAGCCGAGGGACAGGGGCCGGGGTTGACCTGCGAGTACTACAACACCCCCGACCTGTCTGGCGAGCCCGTCCTCACGCAGGTGACCCGAAATCTGCGCTTCTTCTGGATCGGGGAGTTCGCGCCGGGAGTGAACCCCGGCCAGTTCTCCGCCCGGCTGCGCGGCACGCTCACGGTGCCGGAGACGGGCACATACACGTTCAGCCTGGTCAGCGCCGGCCTGAGCCGACTCTACATCGACGGCCGGGAGGTCGTGGACAACTGGACGGAGCAAACGCCCGGCGAGGCCTTCTTCGGGGCGGGCAGCCAGGAGAAGAAGGGGGAGATCGAGCTGACGGCCGGGCAGGCATACGAGATCGAGATCCGATACACCAAGGGGAACGCCATGTTGGGCGGCCTGATCGTCGGCTGCCAGCCCCCCGTCATCGGCGACCCGATCGAGCGGGCGACGCAGCTCGCCGCCGAGTCGGATGTGGCGTTGCTGTTCATCGGCACCAACGGCGACTGGGAGAGTGAGGGGTTCGATCGCACGGACATGGAGCTGCCCGGCCGCCAGGCGGAGCTGGTGGAACGGGTGGCCGCGGCCAATCCCAACACCATCGTCGTCCTGCAGACCGGCGCACCGGTCACCATGGGGTGGCTGGACAAGGTGCCGGCCGTGCTCGAGGCGTGGTTCCCCGGCCAGGAGTGCGGCAACGCCATCGCCGATGTGTTGTTCGGCGACGTGAACCCCTCCGGCAAGCTGCCGACGACCTTCCCCAAGCGGCTGGAGGACAACCCCGCCTACATCAACTACCCGGGCGAGCGCGGCCAGGTCTTCTACGGCGAGGGCATCTTCGTCGGCTACCGATATTATGACAAGAAGAAGATCGAGCCGCTATTCCCCTTCGGCCACGGGCTCTCCTACACCACCTTCGCCTACAGCAACCTGCGGATCGATCCCGCCGAGACGAGCGAGGAGGTCCGGGTCTCCGTGGACGTCCAGAACACGGGCTCGCGTGCGGGCAAGGAGGTGGTGCAGCTCTACGTCCGGGACGTGGAGGCCAGCGTACTGCGGCCGGAGAAGGAGCTCCGGGGATTCCAGAAGGTCGCGCTGGAGCCTGGTGAGGCGAAGACGGTGACGTTCACGCTGGATGCCAGGGCGCTGGCGTTCTACGATCCCCAGCAAAAGGCGTGGGTGACGGAGGCGGGCGAGTTCGAGGTGCTGGTCGGGAGCTCGTCCCGTGATATCCGGGTCCAGGGCTCGTTCGCCTGGAAGGAGACGACCACACAGCCGATCGGAGGCCCGACCGGGGAGGTGCCCGCTCCCGAACTCAGTATCCGCAGCAAGCTCAGGGATCTGCTCGCCGACGAGCGGGCCAGGGCCATCCTGGAGAAGCACTTCGGCGACAGGCTCAACGCGCCGCAGGTCGGCTCCGCGATGCAATTCTCGCTGGAGGAGCTCGCCAACTTCGTCCCGCACCTCTTGACAGAGGAAAAGCTGAAGGCCATCGATGAGGACCTGGCCAAGCTACGGGGAGGCTGA
- a CDS encoding antibiotic biosynthesis monooxygenase produces the protein MYVVCVTVWVKPEYVDQFIEATKDNHLNTRQEPGNVRFDVLQAEDEPTRFFLYEVYRTKEDFARHQQTPHYLRWRETVADWMAQPRQGVRHYSLFPPDDAW, from the coding sequence ATGTATGTCGTCTGCGTCACCGTCTGGGTGAAACCGGAATACGTGGATCAGTTCATCGAGGCCACGAAGGACAACCACCTCAACACCCGCCAGGAGCCAGGGAATGTCCGTTTCGACGTGCTGCAGGCGGAGGATGAGCCCACCCGCTTCTTCCTATACGAGGTCTACCGAACGAAGGAGGACTTCGCACGCCACCAACAGACCCCACACTACCTGAGGTGGCGAGAGACCGTCGCCGATTGGATGGCGCAGCCCAGGCAGGGCGTTCGCCATTACAGCCTGTTCCCTCCCGATGATGCGTGGTGA
- a CDS encoding glucose dehydrogenase: protein MNRTRYPVYIHGLILVGLLLLVNACRSEKPAPSPTAAPPTATSIPTATPQPQTLEPQAQPPESQPTRPPSIALEPAFSGFRQPVYLTHAGDPARVYVVERAGRIRVVEGGEVLPTPFLDITDRVGSGGAEQGLLSVAFPPDFATTGLFYVNYTDRRGDTVIARYRAPNGDPRRADPASEQIILQIDQPARNHNGGQLQFGPDGYLYIGTGDGGRGGDPWGNAQNLGVLLGKMLRIDVAGVETYAIPADNPFVDRPGARPEIWALGLRNPWRFSFDRATGDLYIADVGQNRYEEVDVQPANSPGGENYGWDIMEGAHCFEPETGCETEGLVLPVVEYDHTLGCSITGGYVYRGSRYPALVGVYLFGDFCTGRIWGLLQSPAGTWEMTELLQSGLQISTFGEDAEGELYVVHYGDGSIYRIVAAP, encoded by the coding sequence ATGAACCGAACTCGCTATCCCGTTTATATCCATGGCCTGATCCTGGTCGGCCTGCTCCTCCTGGTCAACGCGTGCAGGTCCGAGAAGCCAGCCCCTTCACCTACCGCCGCCCCGCCGACGGCCACGTCGATTCCCACGGCCACGCCGCAGCCCCAGACTCTCGAACCGCAAGCCCAGCCCCCGGAATCCCAGCCCACGAGGCCCCCTTCCATCGCATTGGAGCCGGCGTTCAGCGGCTTCCGACAGCCCGTGTACCTCACCCACGCCGGAGACCCCGCCCGGGTTTACGTGGTGGAAAGGGCCGGGCGCATCCGGGTCGTCGAGGGCGGCGAGGTACTCCCCACCCCCTTCCTCGACATCACCGACCGGGTGGGCTCCGGCGGAGCGGAACAGGGGCTGCTCAGCGTCGCCTTCCCGCCGGACTTCGCGACCACGGGGCTCTTTTACGTCAACTACACGGATCGCCGGGGGGACACCGTCATCGCCCGCTACCGGGCTCCCAACGGCGACCCACGGCGGGCCGATCCCGCCAGCGAGCAGATCATCCTCCAGATCGACCAGCCGGCGCGGAACCACAACGGCGGCCAGCTTCAGTTCGGCCCGGATGGATACCTCTACATCGGCACAGGAGATGGGGGGCGCGGCGGAGATCCGTGGGGGAACGCCCAGAACCTCGGCGTGCTCCTGGGTAAGATGTTGCGAATCGACGTAGCCGGGGTGGAGACGTACGCGATCCCCGCCGACAACCCCTTCGTCGACCGGCCGGGAGCCCGCCCCGAGATCTGGGCGCTGGGGCTGCGGAACCCGTGGCGGTTCTCCTTTGACCGGGCCACCGGCGACCTGTACATCGCCGACGTCGGCCAGAACCGCTATGAGGAGGTGGACGTCCAGCCGGCGAACAGCCCGGGCGGCGAGAACTACGGCTGGGACATCATGGAGGGAGCCCATTGCTTCGAGCCGGAGACCGGATGCGAGACGGAGGGGCTGGTGCTTCCGGTGGTCGAGTACGACCACACGCTGGGATGCTCCATCACGGGCGGCTATGTGTATCGCGGGAGCCGATACCCCGCGCTCGTCGGCGTGTACCTGTTCGGGGACTTCTGCACCGGGCGGATCTGGGGCCTCTTGCAAAGCCCGGCGGGCACATGGGAGATGACAGAGCTCCTCCAGAGCGGCTTGCAGATCAGCACCTTCGGCGAGGACGCGGAGGGAGAACTCTACGTCGTCCACTATGGCGATGGCTCCATCTATCGCATCGTGGCCGCTCCGTGA
- a CDS encoding iron-containing alcohol dehydrogenase, protein MKFEFYTANRIIYGRDEFDRIGEIAAGFGRKAMVVHGGEFLRTGKIIDRLAAHLDAHGIGRAYYRVKGEPQISTVDEALEEARSAGCDMVIGLGGGSVIDTAKATAGLLTNGGSALDYMEVIGQGKPLTKPAAPLIAVPTTAGTGSEVTRNAVIAYKEKHFKASMRSPYLIPRVALVDPALTHSMPPEVTASTGLDALTQVIEPYVSNRAQPLTDGMALTGIRLIARSLRRAYENGDDADARDEMSLAALMGGICLANAGLGAVHGFASPLGARFPIPHGVVCAALLPHVMAANVATLRRQDPNSPVLTRYADVGQALLGRRLSTEDATIDAGITFVEELVRALKIPKLSEFGMTEEDIPDLVQQAKRASSMRYNPVSLSDETLADILRRAL, encoded by the coding sequence ATGAAGTTCGAGTTCTACACAGCCAACCGCATCATCTATGGGCGTGATGAGTTCGATCGCATCGGGGAGATCGCCGCCGGATTCGGCCGCAAGGCGATGGTCGTGCACGGCGGCGAATTCCTGCGAACCGGGAAGATCATCGACCGGCTGGCCGCACACCTGGACGCCCACGGGATCGGCCGGGCGTATTACAGGGTGAAGGGGGAGCCCCAGATTTCCACCGTCGACGAGGCGCTGGAGGAGGCTCGCTCGGCGGGCTGCGACATGGTCATCGGCCTGGGCGGGGGCAGCGTCATCGACACGGCCAAGGCCACGGCGGGCCTGCTCACCAACGGCGGCTCCGCCCTCGACTACATGGAGGTGATCGGGCAGGGGAAGCCGCTCACGAAGCCGGCCGCTCCCCTGATCGCCGTCCCCACCACGGCCGGGACCGGCTCCGAGGTCACGCGCAACGCCGTCATCGCCTACAAGGAGAAGCACTTCAAGGCGAGCATGCGCAGCCCATACCTCATCCCTCGCGTGGCACTGGTCGACCCGGCCCTGACGCACAGCATGCCCCCGGAGGTCACGGCCAGCACCGGGCTGGACGCGCTGACCCAGGTGATCGAGCCGTACGTGTCCAATCGGGCGCAGCCCCTGACGGACGGCATGGCGCTCACCGGGATCCGGCTGATCGCCCGATCGCTGCGGCGGGCGTACGAGAACGGGGACGACGCCGACGCACGCGACGAGATGTCCCTGGCGGCGCTCATGGGAGGCATCTGCCTGGCGAACGCGGGCCTGGGCGCCGTGCACGGGTTCGCCTCGCCCCTGGGAGCCCGCTTCCCCATACCGCACGGAGTGGTCTGCGCCGCCCTGCTGCCTCACGTCATGGCCGCCAACGTGGCCACGCTGCGCAGGCAAGACCCCAACAGCCCCGTGTTAACCCGCTACGCCGACGTCGGGCAGGCCCTGCTCGGGCGACGGCTCTCCACGGAGGACGCCACCATCGACGCGGGCATCACCTTTGTGGAAGAGCTGGTGCGGGCCCTGAAGATACCGAAGCTCTCCGAATTCGGCATGACCGAGGAGGACATCCCGGACCTCGTCCAGCAGGCGAAGAGGGCCAGCTCGATGCGGTATAACCCGGTGTCCCTCTCCGACGAGACGCTGGCCGATATCCTGCGCCGCGCGCTGTAA
- a CDS encoding single-stranded DNA-binding protein, giving the protein MPALNRVQLIGRLGHDPDVRTTPNGRKVAQFNIAVNRTWTGSDGERREATDWFTVEAWGKLGDICEQYLSKGRLVYVEGRLQIDRWEDDKGETRSRAKIVAQDMQMLDRPGEASDAEAAAASQA; this is encoded by the coding sequence ATGCCAGCGCTGAACAGAGTCCAGCTCATCGGCCGATTGGGACACGATCCGGACGTGCGCACCACGCCCAACGGTCGCAAAGTCGCTCAGTTCAACATCGCCGTCAACCGCACGTGGACGGGAAGCGACGGAGAACGCCGCGAGGCCACCGACTGGTTCACCGTCGAGGCATGGGGTAAGCTGGGCGATATCTGCGAGCAGTACCTGAGCAAAGGCCGGCTGGTCTACGTGGAGGGACGCCTGCAGATCGACCGCTGGGAGGACGACAAAGGCGAGACGCGCTCACGGGCCAAGATCGTGGCCCAGGACATGCAGATGCTAGACCGCCCCGGGGAGGCATCCGATGCGGAGGCCGCAGCGGCCTCTCAAGCCTGA